A part of Haemorhous mexicanus isolate bHaeMex1 chromosome 25, bHaeMex1.pri, whole genome shotgun sequence genomic DNA contains:
- the BLTP3A gene encoding bridge-like lipid transfer protein family member 3A, which translates to MAGIIKKQILKHLSRFTKNLSPDKINLSTLKGQGQLTNLELDEEVLQNVLELPTWLAITRVYCNKASIRIQWTKLKTHPICLYLDKVEVEMRTCEEPRPPNGQSPIALAAGQSEYGFAEKVVEGMFIVVNSITIKIHSKAFHASFELWQLQGYSVNPNWQQSDLRLTRITDPQRGEVLTFKELTWQTLRIEADATENGDQDPITTPLRLITNQGRIQISLKRRTKDCNVVASKLMFLLDDLLWVLTDSQLKAMMKYAESLSEAMEKSAQQRKSLAPESVQVTPPAPSAQQSWAQPFGASPNASSIGQYFDKHDMKESSYHLLISRLDLHICDDSHARETGAQKHGMLGGAIQLTFRRMAFDYYPFHRAGDACKHWVRYSEAMETRGQWAKKLVSEFQSKMEKLYEETDPVFARTPLSPFKRKPEPPQSPQRSPPEKGRAPPMSLPRLRHPSWHRLRSSCVVVRVDDLDVHQVSTAGQQSKKPSTLLSCSRKIFKLPDQVSAIHIEFTEYYFPDNPDFPVPCPNLYMQLNGLMLTLDTPSVLWINLFCLDLCRSLEQFKAIYKLEDSGKRDEHVDVRLDGFRLKLSIPVDKKITDHRDRPRALCVCMSEVTATNTRHAPSCSCQDLQSLFRKFAGSEFFHSSYTTFPREQDSFSLLHTLFLRHAYHVDGRPHKHPGFPQLPHKTSASEDLWSVNFSELSLGFEGAESSKGRALSFIDPFPLSIWACLPKRWGQAQIAKRQELATSEVKIKPSASFSNHSKNEKLSREHGVCQRSKTDQDLRNIYKAPDTMDVLGESDCEVDGGVDSEELEASADIHMLMSSSVHVKVRLNHYQYLVLLRMKEVLQALQEQLAQDTQEMTGSPLDPMSACVGVMFPSAEVALLMTPAPGSVVEPRSLDSDTTSLIESELSPSDSKEGLAAEEKEKSESSSEKGLGSTSELPEDSGIQDTGASVPLERLPRSASDGALSAAPRGKGAEEKGLIEEAHEAVEALVAERPAETSSHPQSPPALPSSPASDTQPSGRGGVTLNGQAELVPLRSIEVELSSALHITKDATKEALHATMDLTKEAMSLTKDALSLSRDKMTSTMQRMLSLPPARDSVPKAEEGAVTPGGAGSGRMRFFSMKRTSSQHSFDTTSVDGSGPEDGLSVDSDGSDGFVMLTDSEPSLDPLSSGQLPQAHNDTGSRSSLVAEDEGGVSPEVNSSTSQSEDPSLQLVSVLVLKMNDVNCAIEVQGDDLSVALQVMKVVPEQLNNVGMWQFLRGYVALGDPGVEKAASPEPRQPQAEVSLRLQSGPRAAAHSPLAEHNGFLQLLLHSLATELCTSCLASLGPFLEDEIIPEVIPMEIEVLDAKITLKDDSPPVYPTSPGPVPITLAMDHVVVRRRDDGVFYLTASQGKDSVKQEKPVSVPEDQKAPSESVSPAPAAGARGLQLKQVPELQRELQTMKLALAEANMDKARLLQEIRKYNPLFQL; encoded by the exons ATGGCGGGCATCATCAAGAAGCAGATCCTGAAGCACCTCTCCCG GTTTACCAAGAATCTCTCTCCAGACAAAATCAACCTGAGCACACTGAAAGGTCAGGGGCAGCTGACCAACCTGGAGCTGGATGAGGAGGTGCTGCAGAATGTTCTGGAGCTGCCCACCTGGCTCGCCATCACCCGGGTCTACTGCAACAAGGCTTCCATCAGG ATCCAGTGGACAAAGCTGAAAACACACCCAATCTGCCTG TACCTGGACAAGGTGGAGGTGGAGATGAGGACGTGTGAGGAGCCTCGGCCGCCCAATGGACAGTCCCCCATCGCTCTTGCTGCTGGACAGAG TGAATATGGCTTTGCTGAGAAGGTCGTGGAGGGGATGTTTATTGTTGTCAATTCCATCACCATCAAGATTCACTCCAAGGCCTTTCATGCTTCTTTTGAgctgtggcagctccagggctaCAGTGTCAACCCCAACTGGCAGCAGAGTGACCTGCGCCTCACTCGCATCACGGACCCGCAGAGGGGAGAG GTTCTGACGTTCAAGGAGCTCACCTGGCAGACCCTGCGGATAGAGGCAGATGCCACGGAAAATGGTGATCAGGATCCTATCACCACTCCTCTGAGACTCATCACCAACCAGGGGAGGATCCAGATCTCTCTCAAGAGAAGG ACCAAAGATTGCAACGTGGTGGCCTCCAAGCTGATGTTTCTGCTGGATGacctgctctgggtgctgacAGACTCTCAGCTGAAAGCAATGATGAAATATGCTGAGTCTCTGAGTGAAGCCATGGAGAAATCTgctcagcagaggaaaagctTGGCACCAGAGTCTGTACAG GTCACCccccctgctcccagtgcccagcagtcCTGGGCTCAGCCCTTTGGAGCCAGCCCCAATGCCAGCAGCATTGGGCAGTACTTTGACAAGCACGACATGAAGGAATCCTCCTACCACCTGCTCATCTCCCGCCTGGACCTGCACATCTGTGATGACAGCCACGCCCGGGAGACAG GTGCTCAGAAGCATGGGATGCTGGGAGGTGCCATCCAGCTGACCTTCAGGAGGATGGCTTTTGATTATTATCCTTTCCACAGGGCAG gAGATGCCTGCAAACATTGGGTGAGGTACAGTGAAGCAATGGAGACTCGGGGACAATGGGCAAAGAAGTTGGTCAGTGAATTTCAAAGCAAGATGGAGAAGCTTTATGAAGAAACAGACCCTGTGTTTGCCAGGACTCCACTTTCCCCTTTCAAAAGGAAACCAG AACCTCCCCAGAGTCCCCAGAGGAGCCCCCCAGAGAAGGGCCGGGCTCCCCCCATGAGTCTCCCACGGCTGCGGCACCCGTCCTGGCACCGGCTGCGCTCCAGCTGCGTGGTGGTGAGGGTGGATGACCTGGATGTGCACCAG gTCTCTACAGCGGGGCAGCAAAGTAAGAAGCCCTCCACCTTGCTTTCCTGTAGTAGAAAAATCTTCAAACTCCCTGACCAGGTCTCTGCAATCCATATTGAATTCACAGAATATTACTTCCCAGACAACCCGGACTTTCCAG TTCCATGCCCAAACCTGTACATGCAGCTGAATGGCCTGATGCTCACCCTGGACACACCAAGTGTGCTCTGGATAAACCTCTTCTGCCTGGATCTGTGTCGCAGCCTGGAGCAGTTCAAAGCCATCTACAAGCTGGAGGACTCAGGCAAGCGAGATGAGCACGTGGATGTCCGGCTGGATGGCTTCAGGCTGAAG ctcagcatccCCGTGGATAAGAAAATCACGGACCACCGGGACCGGCCTCGGGCCCTGTGTGTCTGCATGTCAGAGGTGACAGCCACCAACACCCGCCAcgctccctcctgcagctgccaggacctgcagagCCTCTTCCGGAAATTCGCAGGCTCCGAGTTCTTCCACTCCAGCTACACCACGTTCCCCCGGGAGCAGGACAGCTTCAGCCTCCTGCACACCCTGTTCCTGCGCCACGCCTACCACGTGGATGGCAGGCCACACAAGCACCCAGGCTTTCCCCAGCTGCCTCACAAAACCTCTGCCTCTGAGGATCTGTGGTCTGTGAATTTCAGTGAGCTCTCCCTGGGATTTGAGGGGGCTGAAAGCTCCAAGGGCAGAGCCCTTAGCTTTATTgacccctttcccctttccataTGGGCCTGCCTGCCCAAGAGGTGGGGGCAAGCTCAGATAGCTAAACGACAGGAGCTGGCCACCTCTGAGGTGAAAATCAAGCCTTCTGCCAGCTTTAGCAACCACTCCAAGAATGAAAAGCTCTCCAGAGAACATGGTGTTTGTCAAAGATCAAAGACTGACCAGGATCTGAGGAATATCTATAAGGCTCCAGACACAATGGATGTCTTGGGAGAATCTGACTGTGAAGTTGATGGTGGAGTAGACAGTGAAGAGCTGGAAGCCTCTGCTGATATCCACATGCTCATGTCTTCCTCTGTCCATGTCAAAGTTCGGCTCAACCACTACCAGTACTTGGTGCTGCTCAGGATGAAGGAAGTTCTGCAAGCACTACAGGAGCAGCTGGCCCAAGATACCCAGGAAATGACTGGATCTCCTTTAGATCCCATGTCTGCTTGTGTGGGAGTTATGTTCCCCAGTGCTGAGGTGGCCCTGCTCATGACCCCTGCCCCAGGGTCTGTCGTGGAACCCAGGTCCCTGGACTCGGACACAACCAGCCTGATCGAGTCCGAGCTCTCACCCTCAGACAGcaaggaggggctggcagctgaagagaaggagaaatcaGAGAGCAGTTCGGAGAAGGGCTTAGGCAGCACCTCAGAGCTCCCAGAGGACAGTGGGATCCAGGACACTGGTGCCAGTGTCCCACTGGAGAGGCTCCCGAGGTCCGCAAGTGACGGAGCCCTGAGCGCAGCTCCCCGCGGTAAGGGCGCAGAGGAGAAAGGCTTGATAGAGGAAGCACATGAAGCTGTGGAAGCCCTGGTTGCAGAAAGACCAGCAGAAACCAGCAGccaccctcagagcccccctgctctcccttccagcccagcctcgGACACGCAGCCCTCGGGCAGAGGAGGCGTCACCCTCAATGGCCAGGCCGAGCTCGTCCCGCTGCGGAGCATCGAGGTGGAGCTCTCCAGTGCACTGCACATCACCAAGGATGCCACAAAGGAAGCCCTGCACGCCACCATGGACCTCACCAAGGAGGCCATGTCCCTCACCAAGGACGCCCTgagcctgagcagggacaagatGACCTCCACCATGCAGAGgatgctgtccctgcccccggCCAG GGATTCTGTGCCCAAAGCAGAGGAGGGAGCGGTGAccccgggcggggcgggcagcGGCCGGATGCGTTTCTTCTCCATGAAGAGGACTTCATCCCAGCATTCCTTTGACACCACATCCGTGGATGGGAGTGGCCCCGAGGACGGGCTGTCCGTGGACAGTGATGGCAGTGATGGCTTCGTGATGCTCACAGACTCTG AACCCAGCCTGGACCCCCTTTCTTCAGGGCAGCTTCCCCAGGCCCACAATGACACGGgcagcagaagcagcctggTGGCAGAGGACGAGGGTGGAGTGTCCCCTGAGGTGAACAGCTCCACGTCCCAGAGTGAAGACCCCAGTCTGCAGCTg GTGTCTGTCCTTGTGCTGAAGATGAATGATGTGAACTGTGCAATAGAGGTACAAGGAGATGATTTGTCTGTGGCTTTACAAGTGATGAAGGTGGttccagagcagctgaacaATGTTGGCATGTGGCAGTTCCTGCGTGGCTACGTGG CTCTAGGAGACCCAGGAGTGGAGAAGGCTGCGAGCCCTgagcccaggcagccccaggccGAGGTGTCCCTGCGCCTGCAGTCGGGGCCGCGCGCGGCCGCTCACTCGCCGCTGGCCGAGCACAAtggcttcctgcagctgctgctgcacagcctggccacTGAGCTCTGCACGTCCTGCCTCGCCAGCCTGGGACCCTTCCTGGAGGATGAAATCATCCCAGAGGTCATCCCCATGGAGATAGAGGTGCTGGATGCCAAAATCACGTTGAAG GATGACAGCCCCCCAGTGTACCCCACCTcccctggccctgtccccatcacCTTGGCAATGGATCACGTCGTGGTGAGGCGCAGGGATGATGGTGTCTTCTATCTCACAG CTTCCCAGGGGAAGGACTCAGTGAAACAGGAAAAACCTGTGTCAGTCCCTGAGGATCAGAAGGCCCCATCAGAGTCTGTctcaccagccccagcagcaggagcacgtGGGCTGCAG CTCAAGCAAGTGCCAGAGTTGCAGAGGGAGCTCCAGACCATGAAACTGGCCCTGGCAGAAGCCAACATGGACAAGGCTCGCCTGCTGCAGGAGATCAGGAAGTACAACCCCCTGTTCCAGCTCTGA
- the SNRPC gene encoding U1 small nuclear ribonucleoprotein C isoform X1 encodes MPKFYCDYCDTYLTHDSPSVRKTHCSGRKHKENVKDYYQKWMEEQAQSLIDKTIAAAFQQGKIPPTPFSAPPPAGAMIPPPPSIPGPPRPGMMPAPHMGGPPMMPMMGPPPPGMMPVGPAPGMRPPMGGHMPMMPGPPMMRPPSRPMMVPTRPGMTRPDR; translated from the exons ATGCCCAA GTTTTACTGTGATTACTGTGACACGTACCTCACCCATGACTCG CCCTCCGTGAGAAAAACCCACTGCAGTGGCCGGAAGCACAAGGAGAACGTCAAGGACTACTACCAGAAATGGATGGAGGAGCAAGCCCAGAGCCTGATTGACAAAACAA TAGCGGCTGCATTCCAGCAAGGGAAAATTCCACCGACGCCGTTCTCGGCACCACCTCCGGCCGGAGCCATGATTCCACCTCCTCCCAGCATCC CTGGCCCCCCCCGGCCCGGCATGATGCCAGCCCCACACATGGGGGGGCCCCCGATGATGCCAATGATGGGCCCACCGCCCCCAGGAATGATGCCAGTTGGACCTG ctcctgggatgaGGCCACCCATGGGAGGACACATGCCAATGATGCCAGGGCCCCCCATGATGAGACCCCCCTCCAGACCCATGATGGTGCCAACCAGGCCAGGAATGACCCGTCCAGACAGATAA
- the SNRPC gene encoding U1 small nuclear ribonucleoprotein C isoform X2, translating into MPKFYCDYCDTYLTHDSPSVRKTHCSGRKHKENVKDYYQKWMEEQAQSLIDKTTAAFQQGKIPPTPFSAPPPAGAMIPPPPSIPGPPRPGMMPAPHMGGPPMMPMMGPPPPGMMPVGPAPGMRPPMGGHMPMMPGPPMMRPPSRPMMVPTRPGMTRPDR; encoded by the exons ATGCCCAA GTTTTACTGTGATTACTGTGACACGTACCTCACCCATGACTCG CCCTCCGTGAGAAAAACCCACTGCAGTGGCCGGAAGCACAAGGAGAACGTCAAGGACTACTACCAGAAATGGATGGAGGAGCAAGCCCAGAGCCTGATTGACAAAACAA CGGCTGCATTCCAGCAAGGGAAAATTCCACCGACGCCGTTCTCGGCACCACCTCCGGCCGGAGCCATGATTCCACCTCCTCCCAGCATCC CTGGCCCCCCCCGGCCCGGCATGATGCCAGCCCCACACATGGGGGGGCCCCCGATGATGCCAATGATGGGCCCACCGCCCCCAGGAATGATGCCAGTTGGACCTG ctcctgggatgaGGCCACCCATGGGAGGACACATGCCAATGATGCCAGGGCCCCCCATGATGAGACCCCCCTCCAGACCCATGATGGTGCCAACCAGGCCAGGAATGACCCGTCCAGACAGATAA